In the genome of Meiothermus sp. CFH 77666, one region contains:
- a CDS encoding DUF6152 family protein, translating into MRKTWFATVLLLGLALAHHGWSSYDASREFQTTGIITEVTFEFPHVTIWIEVPPTGLMMQRKWYVVLAPPSRMEARGLPSGSLKVGARVTVVGYPHRTEREEMRAERIIVDGKTVELR; encoded by the coding sequence ATGCGAAAGACCTGGTTTGCCACCGTGTTGTTGTTGGGCCTGGCCCTGGCCCACCATGGCTGGAGCAGCTACGATGCCAGCCGCGAATTCCAGACTACCGGCATCATCACCGAAGTCACCTTCGAGTTCCCTCACGTCACCATCTGGATTGAAGTCCCACCCACCGGCCTGATGATGCAGCGCAAGTGGTACGTGGTGCTGGCGCCCCCCTCGCGCATGGAAGCCCGGGGGCTCCCCAGCGGCAGCCTGAAGGTGGGGGCGCGGGTCACGGTGGTGGGCTACCCCCACCGCACCGAACGCGAGGAGATGCGGGCCGAACGCATTATTGTAGACGGCAAAACGGTTGAGCTGCGCTGA